A genomic window from Yarrowia lipolytica chromosome 1D, complete sequence includes:
- a CDS encoding uncharacterized protein (Compare to YALI0D05181g, some similarities with uniprot|P40075 Saccharomyces cerevisiae YER120w SCS2 required for inositol metabolism, similar to Saccharomyces cerevisiae SCS22 (YBL091C-A) and SCS2 (YER120W); ancestral locus Anc_7.423), with protein sequence MEITPDSIEFSAPFTTRSTRFMTLENKSPTTLAFKIKTTAPNTYSVRPNCSIIYPGECQSVAVHHQGFTEEPDHDYECKDKFMVLWAPVLNLSKLEELDNKEGDTSNAPKTISASPSDNSISSNRSSASSTLLAMIDDISGYWRRLEEESYDVINKKKIKVLAHVFSKTHDGVQLSSASSAATVKEAGVLSPNTNLSRRKTKRETLKDVKESLKEVKSTTPMMDNNGNGTTPQMTPFIAPPSASFQTQFPPRSISHPQLSAFTSPYAGVSGSSPRPEDQLLEVNQRLAILMAELDELKRKPQEGNETASRNVTTQIHPQSLNQPQATTHPTANSQLQTNVLASLNNPSVGILAFLCFALVLFSLNASKMGVLIGLAQTSLMAAIVYFVAQNQLQKA encoded by the exons ATGGAAATCACTCCAGATAGCATCGAGTTTTCCG CCCCCTTCACAACCCGCTCCACGCGGTTCATGACGCTGGAAAACAAGTCCCCCACCACTCTGGCGTTCAAAATCAAGACCACAGCGCCAAACACATACTCAGTCCGACCAAACTGCTCCATCATCTACCCCGGAGAGTGCCAAAGTGTGGCTGTGCACCACCAGGGCTTCACAGAGGAGCCCGATCACGACTACGAGTGCAAGGACAAATTCATGGTTCTGTGGGCGCCCGTTTTGAACCTatccaagctggaggagttggacAACAAGGAAGGAGACACCAGTAACGCTCCCAAGACCAtttcagcttctccttcgGACAACAGCATCTCGTCCAACCGGTCGTCTGCTTCGTCGACCCTGTTGGCTATGATTGACGACATCTCGGGCTACTGGCGGcgtctggaggaggagtcctACGACGtgatcaacaagaagaagatcaaggtATTGGCACACGTCTTTTCCAAGACCCATGATGGAGTGCAACTATCATCAGCCTCGTCTGCAGCTACAGTGAAGGAGGCAGGGGTGCTCTCTCCGAATACCAATCTTTCACGACGGAAAACCAAACGAGAGACTCTAAAGGATGTCAAGGAAtcgctcaaggaggtcaaaTCCACTACCCCTATGATGGACAATAACGGTAACGGCACCACTCCTCAGATGACTCCCTTCATTGCTCCTCCCTCTGCATCTTTCCAAACACAGTTTCCTCCCCGAAGCATATCGCATCCTCAGCTTTCGGCTTTCACCTCTCCTTACGCCGGTGTAAGCGGCTCTTCTCCTCGCCCTGAAGACCAACTGCTTGAAGTTAATCAGCGTCTGGCCATTCTCATGGCCGAATTGGACGAGTTGAAACGAAAGCCCCAAGAAGGCAACGAAACCGCTTCCAGAAACGTGACTACTCAGATCCATCCCCAGTCTCTGAACCAACCCCAGGCTACCACACATCCTACTGCCAACTCGCAGCTCCAAACCAATGTTCTTGCATCTCTCAACAACCCTTCAGTGGGCATTCTCGCGTTCCTATGCTTTGCTCTGGTTTTGTTCTCCCTGAACGCCTCCAAGATGGGCGTTTTGATTGGACTAGCCCAGACCTCTTTGATGGCCGCCATTGTTTACTTTGTGGCCCAGAATCAGCTCCAGAAGGCCTGA
- a CDS encoding uncharacterized protein (Compare to YALI0D05203g, no similarity), giving the protein MSHCRQRWGKNQLLIAIRVLGLRWRFAQFGHVSRYNRKGLWSIHTPLHRRLFSVAPLEGSFYGLDQLGLYVRLVGRACEGLTLWRLSRVNFQQRLQKKKNDTNIRPTPCPQDGLYVLVPVHRHGGYSPGDLWLEERYASTFALVLVPSPLLIILSLSHSQLITASTSRDTDGQIGVHFGSSRQAGTRSHAMQLSACAVSSGSHM; this is encoded by the coding sequence ATGTCTCACTGCAGGCAACGGTGGGGCAAGAACCAGCTACTTATAGCGATACGGGTCTTGGGTTTGCGTTGGCGATTTGCCCAatttggtcacgtgtctCGCTACAACCGAAAGGGGCTCTGGAGCATCCACACTCCGCTACATCGCCGTCTCTTCTCTGTTGCTCCGCTGGAAGGGTCATTTTACGGTTTAGACCAGTTGGGACTTTACGTTAGACTTGTGGGGCGTGCGTGTGAAGGCCTTACCTTATGGAGGCTCTCCAGAGTGAATTTTCAGCAACGACTgcagaaaaagaaaaacgaCACGAATATACGACCGACCCCCTGCCCACAGGATGGCTTGTATGTGCTGGTTCCTGTCCATCGACATGGAGGCTATAGCCCAGGTGATCTATGGTTAGAGGAACGCTATGCCAGTACTTTcgcactcgtactggtaccCTCACCCCTGCTAATTATCTTGTCGCTGTCTCACAGCCAACTGATCACCGCATCCACATCAAGGGATACGGATGGACAGATTGGCGTCCATTTTGGATCGAGCAGGCAGGCAGGGACGCGATCCCACGCGATGCAGCTGTCTGCGTGCGCAGTATCGTCTGGTAGTCATATGTGA
- a CDS encoding uncharacterized protein (Compare to YALI0D05247g, no similarity), protein MTIRLWRALLGVVIWVSFFSTAMGALGKYFIPPVDRSIEPTGRIRFYAISISWPCPWLSAVVVPVGDKMKVGAEFASIAYQHYFSYSDESGFMSNDNQYLYLDPDAHAVTLQPVPHPEVVWRNGTVAYKVGGEDGNITYGASLAACPIEGFPFQFSIEYNSSCTGGHRVQLRAMGDGAVLRAMSQQSGQDETPNGSAQDRGAAKKGSAPVQKRDGMAGETEVEGSPEFEAKLRLRLMGLID, encoded by the coding sequence atGACGATACGGCTTTGGAGAGCGCTACTGGGCGTGGTTATCTgggtctccttcttcagcaCGGCAATGGGAGCTCTCGGAAAGTACTTCATCCCGCCTGTGGACCGGTCCATCGAGCCCACCGGTCGCATTCGATTTTATGCGATTTCGATATCGTGGCCTTGTCCGTGGCTGTCGGCCGTGGTGGTTCCTGTTGGAGACAAGATGAAGGTCGGGGCTGAGTTTGCCAGCATCGCATACCAGCATTACTTTTCGTACAGCGACGAGTCTGGATTCATGAGTAATGACAACCAGTATCTCTATCTGGATCCAGATGCTCACGCCGTCACTCTGCAGCCAGTGCCTCATCCCGAGGTAGTGTGGCGAAATGGTACGGTGGCATACAAGGTTGGTGGAGAGGACGGGAATATTACTTATGGTGCTTCGCTGGCAGCCTGTCCCATTGAAGGATTCCCCTTCCAGTTTTCTATCGAATACAACTCGTCGTGCACAGGTGGTCACCGGGTCCAGCTTCGTGCTATGGGTGATGGAGCAGTGCTAAGAGCCATGTCGCAACAAAGCGGTCAGGACGAGACTCCCAATGGGTCTGCTCAGGACCGAGGGGCTGCCAAAAAAGGCTCTGCCCCTGTGCAGAAGCGAGATGGCATGGCAGGGGAAACGGAGGTTGAGGGCTCACCGGAATTTGAGGCAAAGTTGAGACTGAGACTCATGGGCTTGATTGACTAG